The Ancylobacter sp. SL191 nucleotide sequence CGAGCACCAGACGGCGCGCGACAGCACCACCGGCGCGCCGCTGCCGCTGGGGCTGCGCGGCGCGACGATGGCCGACACGGTCGGGGAATCGCCGGCCTGACGAGTGTCAGCCGCCCGCCCGCATGAAGCCGGCGATGCGCTCGGCGATCATGATGGTCGGCATGTTGGTGTTGGCGCGCGGAATGGCCGGCATGACGGAAGCGTCCGCCACGCGCAAGCCCGCGACGCCGATCACCCGGCCCTGCGCGGTGGTGACGGCGGCGGGATCGTCCGCCCGGCCCATGCGGCAGGTGCCGCTCGGGTGCCAGGTGCCCCCGACATTGCGACGCACGAAATCGGTCAGCGCGCCCGCGTCATTGAGCAGGTCGGCGATGGTGATGCCTTCGGTGACGACCGCATGGATCAGCGCCGCGCGTAACGGGCCGGCGGCGTCGAGCAGCGCCGCGAGAGTGCCGCGCTGGAGCGCGTTCCACCGGCCGGGCACGGCGATCTTCGCCACGCGCGGCGTGTAGCTCGCCGGAAAGACCACATCGCGCGCCCCATCGAGCGCGGGGTCGAGCAGGGCCTGCGCGCCCCGGCGCAGCGCGTCGCACAGCCGCTGGAGATCGCGCGCGTCGCTGAGCATGCGGAAATCGACCAGCGGCTCGCGCGCCGGATCGGCCCCGGCCAGACGCACGCTGCCGCGCGAAAAACTCTTATTGACCCAGAAGAACAGGCAGCCCGTCCGCCGCCCGACGCTGTGCCAGCCGGCGCGCGAGAGGATGGCGGCGTGCATGTCGCCCGGCGGGGCGCCGGGAAGGTCCGAGGTGTAGCGCCAGATCGCCTGCTCATGGTGCTCGGCGCCGTTGCGCTCGCGAAAGGCCGGCGGCAGCCAGGTGGCAACGGCGATGGAGGGGTGCTCCATGAGGTTGCGCCCGACGCCCGGCCGGTCCGCCACCACGCCGATGCCGAGCGCCTGCAGTTCCTCCGCCGGGCCGATGCCGGAGCGCAGTAGCAGCGCCGGCGAGTGGATGGCGCCGGCCGCGACAACGACCTCGCCGGCGGTGATGGTGACGGGGCCCGCCGGGCCATCGACCACCGCGCCGGTGACGCGGCGCCCTGCCATGAGCAGGTGGTGGGCCTGATGGCCGGTGATGATGCGCAGATTGGGCCGGGCGCGGACCGCGGGCGTGAGATAGGCCAGCGAGGTCGGCTGGCGCCGGCCCTCATCGTCCACCGCCACCGCGCCGCGATAGGTGCCGTCGAGCCACGCGCCGTTCTGGTCGAGCTGGATCGGGTGGCCGCGCGCCTCCAGCGTCTCCATCACCCGTCGGACGAAGGGCGAGAGCGCGCCATCGCCGATGCGGCGCACGATGATCGGCCCGTCCGTGCCGTGCAGCGGGCCGGAAAAGTCGCGGTCCGCCTCCATGGCGCGAAACACCGGCAGGCAGTCGCGCAAACCCCAGCCTTCCGCGCCCAGACGCTCCCACTCGTCGTAATCGTCCGGCGCGCCGCGGTTGGCCATCAGCGCATTGATCGCCGAGCCGCCTCCGAGCAGGCGCGCCTGCTCATAGCGCCGGGGTTCGCGCGGCGCATTGCCGGCGCCCATCAAGGCATTGAGCCCCGCCCAGATGTTCGACGTGTCGAGATAGGCGCGGCCGGGGTAGCGCCCGGCGATGTCCGCCGGGATGTCGGCGCGGGTGATGTCGCGCCCGGCCTCGATGAGGATGACCTGCCGCCCGGGCTCCTCCGACAGCCGCGCCGCCAGCACGCAGCCGGCGCTGCCGCCGCCAAGGATCAGCGTGTCGCAGGCGAGGGAGACCGGGGCGGCGACCGGCATCAGGCGCCCGCGCGTTCGGCGTCGACCGCGTCGGCGAGCTGCTTCAGCGAGGAGAGATGCAGGTCGGGCGTGGTGAAGCTCTTGGGCGCGGGCGTGCCGCCATAGCCGACAAGCCCTTGCCGCCGCTCGATCCAGCACACCGTGTAGCCCTCAGCGCGGGCGACGCCGATGTCGTGATGCTGGCTCTGCGCGACATGCAGGATCTCGTCCTGCCGGTAGCCGAAGGCCGACTGGCGGCCGAGATTATAGGAGAAGAAGCGCGGATCAGGCTTGGCGCAGCCGGCCTCGTCGCAGGTCACGCTGTCATGGAACGGGTTGCCGAGGGTGGCGGAATAGGCGGAGAAGACGGTGCGGTCGGTGTTGGTCATGGCGACCAGCCGGTAGTTGTGGCGCAGGCGCTTCAGCGCCTCGACCGAGTCCGCGAAGGCCGGCCAGCGGAACACGGCGAGCTGGAACGCCTCGGCGGTCGTCTCGTCATTGGCGAAGCCGCACTCATTGGCGACGTAGAGGTAGACGTCCTTCATGGCGAAGGAGGAACGGCCGTGGAAAGCGTCCCGCCCGCGCGTGTAGGGCCCGAAGATCTCGTCATCCGTGGCCGCTTCCGCCTTCGGGCCACCGAGCGTGCGCATGGCATTCAGAACGCCGGTCTCGAAGTCGATCAGCGTGCCGACGACATCGAACGTCATGACCTTGAAATCGGTGAGTTTCACGGAGAACTCCGGTCGGTAGGGCGCAGCAGCGCCGGGCTTCGATGGCGGCCAGCAGAGCAGCGGGGGCGTCCTGCTTCAATTGAAAAAAGCTTGGGCAGGCGTTACATCATGTAAATGCGTAAGATCCGCCTGATGTTGCCGTCGATGAACGGCTTTTTCACTTTCGAGGCCGCGGCCCGCTGCGGGAACTTCGCGCGGGCGGCGGAGGAGCTGAATGTGACGCCGGCGGCGGTCAGTCGCATGGTCGGGCGGCTGGAGGAGCATATTGGCTTCCCGCTGTTCGACCGGCTGCCCGGCGGGGTGGCGCTGACCGAGCCGGGCCGCATCCTGCATGAGGCGGTAGGGCGCGGCTTTTCCGGTATCGAGAGGGCGTTGCAGGAAATCGAAGACCGGCGGATCGGCATCGAGACGGTGACGCTGTCGGTCTCCACCGGCTTCACCACGCACTGGATGATGCCGCATATGGCTGAACTAAAAAGGGATTTTCCCAAGCTGGAGCTGCGCTTCCAGCTCATCATGTCGGCGCTGGGCGGGCCGGTGCATGATGTCGATCTCGGCATGCGCTTCGTCGACCGGGCCGATGCCCGCCATGAGCTGAGCTACATCATGCCGGAGATCGTGCTGCCGGTGTGCAGCCCTTCCTATGCGGAAGCGGGGGTGGAAAACGGGCGGAGTGTCAGTGCAGTCAGGCGGACGATCAGGGTAATCCGGCTGAGCGAGGCCGAGCCGGACTGGTCGCATCTGCTGCCGCCCGAGGCGATGGACCCGCCGCCCGAGACGATGGACCTCGACGATTATGGAATCGTCGTGCAGGCGGCGATGCTCGGGCAGGGGGTGGCGCTCGGCTGGCTGAACGTGGTCGGTCACGGGCTGCGGACCGGTGCTCTGATACCTTTCGGCGGCCGCGCCAGCGCCACGGGGCGCCAGTGCCAGTTCATGCGGCTGCGCGACAAGCCGCTGCGCCCCATCGTGGCGGATCTGCGCGACTGGATCACCCGGCGGCTGCGGGCGGATATCGACGCGGTGGCGGGACACCACCCGGACCTGGGTCTCGACGGGCTGCTCCGCAACACAATGTAAACCCGCCACGGCAGCGGGATCGCCCCGAAAATCATCACATGCGCGCTTTCGCGCCACTCGCTTGGGCGGACGTCGCTTTAAGACAACGGGGGTGACGGCTTCCACCTGCCAAGGAGCGCCGCAAGCCCCTAGCATGAGCGTGGCCGTCCTGGCCTTCGCACCCCCGGCACGTGACGCGGATCGTGTCATGACGCAGGGTGGCGCGGGGCCGGAGGCCTAAAAATAAGCGCGCCTAGTTCTTCAGCAACAGGCGCTGTCCGGTGTGCCATACCATCGGACAACAGGGTGGAAGCCGACCCGAGCGGGGCCCCATGGGCACGCAATGCCGGGCCCATGCCGTCATGACGGCGAACCTTCCATAACCTATTGAAATACATCTATCTTTTTTGACGATGGGGTGCTCAAGTAGGGCGTTCGGCGGCCCATGAGGGCGGTTGGCACGGTGCTTGCGGAAGACAGGGGGCTCGCTCCGGCGGGTGGAAACACATGAACGCCTGACAAACGTGCCCGGGAGGAGCGGCCAATCCTCCCCCGCCAGTGCTGAGGAGCATCCATGAGGCTTCCCGTGAGTGCCAACGATAGCTTTGTCGAATTTGCCGGCGTTCAGAAGACCTATGACGGTGAGATTCTTGTCGTGAAGGATCTCAGCCTGCGCATCCGGCGCGGGGAATTCCTGACCCTTCTCGGGCCCTCCGGCTCGGGCAAGACCACCACCCTGATGATGCTGGCCGGCTTCGAGACGCCGACCTCCGGCGACATCATCCTCGATGGCAACCGCATCGACGCGCTCCCCCCGGAAAAGCGCGACATCGGCATGGTCTTCCAGAACTATGCCCTCTTCCCCCATATGAGCGTGGCGCAGAATGTCGGCTACCCGCTCAAGGTGCGCGGCCTGCCCAAGGCCGAGATCGCCGAGCGCGTGGCCAAGGCGCTGGGCATGGTCGAGCTGGGCTCCTTCGCCGCCCGCATGCCCGGCCAGCTCTCGGGCGGCCAGCAGCAGCGCGTCGCGCTTGCCCGCGCGCTCGTCTTCGAGCCCAAGCTGGTGCTGATGGACGAGCCGCTCGGTGCGCTCGACAAGCAGCTGCGCGAGCACATGCAGATGGAGATCCGCCATCTGCATGAGCGGCTCGGCATCACCGTGGTCTATGTCACGCACGACCAGAGCGAGGCGCTGACCATGTCCGACCGGGTGGCGGTGTTCAATGCCGGCATCATCCAGCAGGTCGCCCCGCCCTCCGAGCTTTATGAAAGCCCGTCCAACTCCTTCGTCGCCCAGTTCATCGGCGAGAACAACCGCCTGCCGGGCCGCATCGAGGCCGCCAGCGGCGATGTCTGCACGGTGGTGCTGGGCAATGGCGACACCGTCACCGCGACGCTGACCAGCGCCGCCGGCGTCGGCGAGAAGTGCCTGCTCTCCATTCGCCCCGAGCGGGTGAAGATCGCCCCCGCCGAGGGCGTGGTCGACAACCGCTTCGAGGCTGAAATCGCCGAGATCATCTATCTCGGCGACCATGTCCGCGTGCGCTGCCGTCTCGACAGCGGCGCCGAGGTCGTCGTCAAGGTCAGCAATGTCGAGGACCGGCCGGTGCTCGACATCGGCTCCCGCATACCGCTCGGCTGGCGCGCGCAGGACTGCCGCGCCCTCGACGCGGCCTGACCCTGCTTTCTGCCGATCACCCGTTTTGCCAACAACCGACCCAAAGGGAATGTCCATGCAGATCAAGTCGTTGACGATGACCCTGTCCGCTCTCGCGCTGTCCGCGAGCTGCGGCGCCGCCTTCGCGGCCGACAGCCTGACCATCACCTCCTGGGGCGGCGCCTACCAGAAGAGCCAGGAAGAGGCCTATTACAAGCCCTTCACCGCCAAGACCGGCGTGAAGATCACCCAGGAAGAGTACAATGGCGAGGCGGCCCGCATCCGCGCCATGGTCGAATCCGGCAACACCACCTGGGATGCCATCGACGTCGACGCCGCGACCGCGCAGCAGGGCTGCGACGAGGGCTTCCTGACGCCGATCGACTACTCGAAGTTCGGTGGCAAGGAAGCCTTCGTGAAGGGCTCCACCTTCGAGTGCGGCATCCCCACCATCATCTACTCGACGATCTACGCGTATGACGCGGACAAGATCAAGGACGGCCCGAAGACCATTGGCGACCTGTTCGACACCAAGAAGTGGCCGGGCAAGCGCGCGCTGCAGAAGACCCCCTTCGGCAACCTCGAATTCGCGCTGATGGCCGAAGGCGTGCCGGCCGACAAGGTCTACGCCACGCTGAAGACCAAGGAAGGCGTCGACAAGGCGTTCAAGAAGCTCGACACCATCAAGAAGGACATCGTGTGGTGGGAGGCCGGCGCCCAGCCGCCGCAGCTGCTCGCCTCGGGTGAAGTGGTGATGGCGACCGCCTGGAACGGCCGTATCTTCAACGCCAACAAGGTCGACAAGAAGAACTTCAAGATCGTCTGGGACGGCCAGCTGATGGACTACGACCTCTGGGCGATCCCGAAGGGCGTGAAGGATCTCGACGCGGTCTACAAGTTCATCGAATTTGCCTCGAGCCCGGAAGCCCAGGCCGAGCAGACCAAGTACATCTCCTACGGCCCGGCGCTGCTCGCCGCCACGCCGAAGATCGCGCCGGACATCCTGAAGGATCTGCCGACCGCGCCGGAGAACTCCAAGACCGCGCTCGCCAACGACCCGGTCTTCTGGGGTGACAACAAGGAAGAGCTGCTGAAGCGCTTCAATACCTGGGTTGCTCAGTGACCCACTTCGCCTGAGCCGGGCCGGCAGGGGGAGCACCCGCTCCCCTGGCGTGCCGGTGCCGGCCCCCGCTGCACGGGGGATGAGAACGCCGGCCGGGGGCCTCGCGGCGCCCCGGCCGAACGAACCGATCGGCCCGGACGCGCGCGGCACACGCCCGCCAGAGCCGGCCGACACCAGCCGAGGGGAAGTATCGAATGGCTGTAGCCGCCCTGGAAGGCGGCGCCGTGACCGGCGTCGACCGCACCTCGCTCAAGACCAAGCTGAGACGCGCCGAGCGCCTGAACCGGGCCCGCTCCTTTTCGCTGGTCGCGCCGCTTCTGCTTTTCGTGCTGGCGGTGTTCGCCCTGCCCATCGGCCTGATGCTGGTCCGCGCGGTCGAGAACACGGAAGTGCGCGAGAGCCTGCCCAAGACCATGCTGTCGCTGCAGGCCTGGGACGGGCAGGCGACGCCGGGCGAGGATGTGTTCGCCGCCTTCGCCGACGACCTCACCCAGACCCAGAAGGACCGCACCACCGCGCTGGTCGGCAAGCGCATCAATTACGAGGTGCCGGGCGCGCGCTCGCGCTTTCTCAAGGCCGGCCGGCTGATCGACGCCGGCGGCGGCGGGCCGTGGAAAGAGAAGTTCCTGGCCACTGACGCGGAATGGGGCTCGGTCGAGTTCTGGGCCATCATGAAGCGGGCCGGCGCGACGCTGACGCCCTATTACCTGCTCACCTCGGTCGACCTGCGCCAGGACGCGAACGGCGCGGTGATGCGCAATTTCGCCGACCAGTCGATCTTCCTCGACATCTTCTACCGCACCATCTGGATCAGCTTCATGGTGACGCTGGCGACGCTGGTGCTCGGCTATCCGGTGGCGCATCTCTTGGCGATCCTGCCGCCCAAGCATGCCAACATGCTGATGATCCTGGTGCTGCTGCCCTTCACCACCTCGATCCTGGTGCGCACCACGGCGTGGATCGTGCTCTTGCAGAGCAATGGCGTGCTGAACGACTTCCTGCTGGCGCTCAACATCACCACGGAGCGGGTGCAGCTCATCTTCAACCGCTTCGGCACCGTGTTGGCGATGACGCACATCCAGCTGCCCTTCACCATCCTGCCGATCTATTCGGTGATGAAGTCGATCCCCGCCTCGCATCTGCGCGCCGCGCGCTCGCTCGGCGCCGGGCCGCTCACCGCCTTCGTCTCGGTCTACATGCCGCAAACCCTGCCCGGCGTCGGCGCCGGCTGCCTGCTCACCTTCATTCTCTCGCTCGGCTACTACATCACCCCGGCGCTGGTCGGCGGGCCACAGGACCAGATGGTGAGCTATTTCGTGGCGCTCTACACCAACAAGGAAATGAACTGGGGTCAGGCTTCCGCCCTCGGCGCCATCCTCCTGATGATCACGCTGGTGCTCTATGCGGTGTTCAACCGCGTGGTCGGCATCGACAAGGTGAAACTGGGCTGACCGACATGCTTGCACCGTCTTACGCCACGCCGCGCGAGAAGCTGTCCTACCTGATCTTCGCCGTGTACTGCACGCTGGTCTTCCTGTTCCTGGTCGGGCCGATCCTCGTCATCATGCCGCTCTCCTTCTCGAGCGAGCCGTGGTTCACCTACCCGCTGCCGGGGCTGAGCCTGCGCTGGTATGAAGACTTCTTCTTCAACGAGCGCTGGCGGGTGGCGCTCTATAACAGCGCCTTCGTCGCCTTCTTCTCGACGCTGATCGCCACCGGCCTCGGCACGCTCGCCGCGCTCGGCCTGTCGCGCGGCAACGTGCCCTTCGCCGGGCTGATCCTGTCGATCCTCATCTCGCCGATGATCGTGCCGGTGGTGATCGTGGCGGTGGCGATGTTCTTCGGCTTCGCGGCGGTGGGGCTGAACAACACCTATCTCGGGCTGATCCTCGCCCATGCCATTCTCGGCACGCCCTTCGTCGTCATCACCGTGACGGCGACGCTGACCGGCTTCGACCGCTCGCTGACACGCGCCGCCGCCTCGCTCGGCGCCTCGCCCTGGACCGCCTTCCGCACCGTGACCCTGCCGCTGATCGCGCCGGGCGTGACGTCGGGCGCGCTCTTCGCCTTCGTCACCTCCTGGGACGAGGTGGTGGTGGCGCTGTTCCTGTCGAGCCCGGATCAGCGCACCTTGCCGCGCCAGATGTTCTCCGGCATCCGCGAGCAGATCTCGCCGACCATCACCGCGGCGGCGACCTTCCTGGTCATCTTCGCCGCGCTCCTGATGATGACGCTGGAACTGCTGCGCCGCCGCGCCGAGCGCCTGCGCGGCACGCCGGCCTGATCTTTCCGCGTCCACGAAAAAGCCCCGGAACGCGGCCGCGTTCCGGGGCTTTTTCTTTGGCGAGGTTCAGTGCGCGCGGATCAGTGCGCGAAGGTCTCGCGCAGACGGTCCCATTTCAGCCTTGTCTTGACCGCGAGCGGCCAGGCGGCGTGGCCGAGGATGGGGCGGATGCGGGTGACCGGCAGGTCGAGCGTCTCCGGCCCGCCGCCGGCCGCGCGCCGCGCCAGCATCCGGCCGGTCGCGGTCGCCATGGCGACGCCGCGGCCATTATAGCCGAGGCCGATATGCAGCCCGGCCTCCGGCTCATGCAGATGCGGCAGGTGATCCCAGGTCACGGCGACCTGCCCGTTCCAGCGATGCGTCCACTCGAACGCCCGGAGCACCGGGAACAGCCGCGTCGCGTGGTCGACCAGCGCGGTGTAGTCCACCGGCGCGCTCGCCTCGCGCAGCACGCTGCGCCCGCCCATCACGAAACGGCCGGCATCGTCGAGGCGGTAATAGACATAGGATGAGGACATCTCGTAGAGCACCACGCCGTTCGGCATGATCGGCGCGCGCACCTGCGCCGGCAGCGGCTCGGTGGCGGTGATCGAGGAGAACACCGGCACCACCGAGCGGCGCAGCCCCGGCCAGAGATCGTCGCTATAGCCGTTGGTGGCGAGGATGACGCGCTCGGCCCGCACCGTCCCAGTGGGCGTGGCGATTTCCCAGCCGCCCGTCCCGCGCGTGAGCTTCACGGCCGGCGTGTCGGTGAAGATGCGCGCGCCGGCCTTCAGCGCCGCGCCGGCAAGGCCGCGCACATAGCCGAGCGGGTTCACCTGCCCGCCGCGCCGGTCATGCGCGCCCATCCGATAGGCGCCGGTGCCGGTAAGCGCCGCCATTTCCTTGGCGTCGGCGAGGACCACATCCGCCCCGCGCGCGCTCCATTGCCGCTGGAAGCTGCGGATGCCGGTGGCCGCGGTTTCGGAGATCGCCGCGCGGAGCGTGCCGCCGCGCTGCGGCGCGCAGTCGATGCCGTGCTTGGCGATGAGGTCGAA carries:
- a CDS encoding LysR family transcriptional regulator, with product MRKIRLMLPSMNGFFTFEAAARCGNFARAAEELNVTPAAVSRMVGRLEEHIGFPLFDRLPGGVALTEPGRILHEAVGRGFSGIERALQEIEDRRIGIETVTLSVSTGFTTHWMMPHMAELKRDFPKLELRFQLIMSALGGPVHDVDLGMRFVDRADARHELSYIMPEIVLPVCSPSYAEAGVENGRSVSAVRRTIRVIRLSEAEPDWSHLLPPEAMDPPPETMDLDDYGIVVQAAMLGQGVALGWLNVVGHGLRTGALIPFGGRASATGRQCQFMRLRDKPLRPIVADLRDWITRRLRADIDAVAGHHPDLGLDGLLRNTM
- a CDS encoding NAD(P)/FAD-dependent oxidoreductase encodes the protein MAQTIARRPLPRSLYAKTAIPAPETTALTGDVTAKVAIVGAGFTGLSAALHLAEAGVETVVLDASAIGWGASGRNGGQVNPGLKWEPEDLVATFGADLGGRMVKLGDEAPQLVFDLIAKHGIDCAPQRGGTLRAAISETAATGIRSFQRQWSARGADVVLADAKEMAALTGTGAYRMGAHDRRGGQVNPLGYVRGLAGAALKAGARIFTDTPAVKLTRGTGGWEIATPTGTVRAERVILATNGYSDDLWPGLRRSVVPVFSSITATEPLPAQVRAPIMPNGVVLYEMSSSYVYYRLDDAGRFVMGGRSVLREASAPVDYTALVDHATRLFPVLRAFEWTHRWNGQVAVTWDHLPHLHEPEAGLHIGLGYNGRGVAMATATGRMLARRAAGGGPETLDLPVTRIRPILGHAAWPLAVKTRLKWDRLRETFAH
- a CDS encoding ABC transporter ATP-binding protein; this translates as MRLPVSANDSFVEFAGVQKTYDGEILVVKDLSLRIRRGEFLTLLGPSGSGKTTTLMMLAGFETPTSGDIILDGNRIDALPPEKRDIGMVFQNYALFPHMSVAQNVGYPLKVRGLPKAEIAERVAKALGMVELGSFAARMPGQLSGGQQQRVALARALVFEPKLVLMDEPLGALDKQLREHMQMEIRHLHERLGITVVYVTHDQSEALTMSDRVAVFNAGIIQQVAPPSELYESPSNSFVAQFIGENNRLPGRIEAASGDVCTVVLGNGDTVTATLTSAAGVGEKCLLSIRPERVKIAPAEGVVDNRFEAEIAEIIYLGDHVRVRCRLDSGAEVVVKVSNVEDRPVLDIGSRIPLGWRAQDCRALDAA
- a CDS encoding ABC transporter permease; translated protein: MLAPSYATPREKLSYLIFAVYCTLVFLFLVGPILVIMPLSFSSEPWFTYPLPGLSLRWYEDFFFNERWRVALYNSAFVAFFSTLIATGLGTLAALGLSRGNVPFAGLILSILISPMIVPVVIVAVAMFFGFAAVGLNNTYLGLILAHAILGTPFVVITVTATLTGFDRSLTRAAASLGASPWTAFRTVTLPLIAPGVTSGALFAFVTSWDEVVVALFLSSPDQRTLPRQMFSGIREQISPTITAAATFLVIFAALLMMTLELLRRRAERLRGTPA
- a CDS encoding ABC transporter permease produces the protein MAVAALEGGAVTGVDRTSLKTKLRRAERLNRARSFSLVAPLLLFVLAVFALPIGLMLVRAVENTEVRESLPKTMLSLQAWDGQATPGEDVFAAFADDLTQTQKDRTTALVGKRINYEVPGARSRFLKAGRLIDAGGGGPWKEKFLATDAEWGSVEFWAIMKRAGATLTPYYLLTSVDLRQDANGAVMRNFADQSIFLDIFYRTIWISFMVTLATLVLGYPVAHLLAILPPKHANMLMILVLLPFTTSILVRTTAWIVLLQSNGVLNDFLLALNITTERVQLIFNRFGTVLAMTHIQLPFTILPIYSVMKSIPASHLRAARSLGAGPLTAFVSVYMPQTLPGVGAGCLLTFILSLGYYITPALVGGPQDQMVSYFVALYTNKEMNWGQASALGAILLMITLVLYAVFNRVVGIDKVKLG
- a CDS encoding ABC transporter substrate-binding protein; the encoded protein is MQIKSLTMTLSALALSASCGAAFAADSLTITSWGGAYQKSQEEAYYKPFTAKTGVKITQEEYNGEAARIRAMVESGNTTWDAIDVDAATAQQGCDEGFLTPIDYSKFGGKEAFVKGSTFECGIPTIIYSTIYAYDADKIKDGPKTIGDLFDTKKWPGKRALQKTPFGNLEFALMAEGVPADKVYATLKTKEGVDKAFKKLDTIKKDIVWWEAGAQPPQLLASGEVVMATAWNGRIFNANKVDKKNFKIVWDGQLMDYDLWAIPKGVKDLDAVYKFIEFASSPEAQAEQTKYISYGPALLAATPKIAPDILKDLPTAPENSKTALANDPVFWGDNKEELLKRFNTWVAQ
- a CDS encoding HAD-IA family hydrolase, producing MKLTDFKVMTFDVVGTLIDFETGVLNAMRTLGGPKAEAATDDEIFGPYTRGRDAFHGRSSFAMKDVYLYVANECGFANDETTAEAFQLAVFRWPAFADSVEALKRLRHNYRLVAMTNTDRTVFSAYSATLGNPFHDSVTCDEAGCAKPDPRFFSYNLGRQSAFGYRQDEILHVAQSQHHDIGVARAEGYTVCWIERRQGLVGYGGTPAPKSFTTPDLHLSSLKQLADAVDAERAGA
- a CDS encoding GMC family oxidoreductase — encoded protein: MPVAAPVSLACDTLILGGGSAGCVLAARLSEEPGRQVILIEAGRDITRADIPADIAGRYPGRAYLDTSNIWAGLNALMGAGNAPREPRRYEQARLLGGGSAINALMANRGAPDDYDEWERLGAEGWGLRDCLPVFRAMEADRDFSGPLHGTDGPIIVRRIGDGALSPFVRRVMETLEARGHPIQLDQNGAWLDGTYRGAVAVDDEGRRQPTSLAYLTPAVRARPNLRIITGHQAHHLLMAGRRVTGAVVDGPAGPVTITAGEVVVAAGAIHSPALLLRSGIGPAEELQALGIGVVADRPGVGRNLMEHPSIAVATWLPPAFRERNGAEHHEQAIWRYTSDLPGAPPGDMHAAILSRAGWHSVGRRTGCLFFWVNKSFSRGSVRLAGADPAREPLVDFRMLSDARDLQRLCDALRRGAQALLDPALDGARDVVFPASYTPRVAKIAVPGRWNALQRGTLAALLDAAGPLRAALIHAVVTEGITIADLLNDAGALTDFVRRNVGGTWHPSGTCRMGRADDPAAVTTAQGRVIGVAGLRVADASVMPAIPRANTNMPTIMIAERIAGFMRAGG